The Thalassotalea psychrophila genome window below encodes:
- a CDS encoding FKBP-type peptidyl-prolyl cis-trans isomerase, translating into MKIANNKVVVMHYAVMDSEETLIDSSHDSKPLAFIQGAGFLIPGLETELNDKAVGDKFIVDVDAENAYGNRHDEYVQTVPKSLFQGIDDLDVGMQLRAQTDDGEQTVIVIGMEDDEITVDGNHPLAGIDLKFDVEILEVRDATEEEIAHGHVHAEGGCGHDH; encoded by the coding sequence ATGAAAATAGCGAACAACAAAGTTGTAGTAATGCATTACGCAGTAATGGATAGCGAAGAAACATTAATCGACAGCTCTCACGATTCAAAACCTTTAGCCTTTATCCAAGGTGCTGGTTTTTTAATCCCAGGTTTAGAAACAGAATTAAATGATAAAGCAGTAGGCGATAAGTTTATTGTTGATGTAGATGCAGAAAATGCTTACGGCAACCGCCATGACGAATACGTACAAACTGTTCCAAAATCATTATTCCAAGGCATCGACGATTTAGATGTTGGCATGCAACTTCGTGCTCAAACTGATGATGGTGAACAAACAGTTATTGTTATTGGCATGGAAGATGACGAAATTACTGTAGATGGTAACCACCCTCTTGCAGGCATCGACTTAAAGTTTGATGTAGAAATTTTAGAAGTACGTGATGCAACAGAAGAAGAGATTGCTCACGGCCATGTACATGCTGAAGGTGGCTGTGGTCACGACCATTAA
- a CDS encoding amidohydrolase family protein, translated as MQHAIRLVIYAIALLIGFSPLATLAQATETETGPVLIRGGWLFDGVSNTRRRNSGIVIQDGKIVGLDVSAEQQNISYARVIELSESETILPGLIDLHAHYNLDLVDNGRVEEVVHNGIIFLANGVTSTWSAGEFYPERVIAQRDLIEAGDAIGPRLFVSGPYFGAFRCEYQVKVASDECIAWPNDISENEIRNEVDKWAQQGVVSIKIKQATPSEAKILIEQAHKNGMTTAGHLGNYDVEYDVSTRDAIMMGIDRIEHQLTLALGTDDPRSAETDEMVNLMIKHQVYYGANLQMYGGINLRRDHLAEMVWTDEAKYFTPYAQSLLEQRGPPEPESDEKEFAQRIVELMSLYKEGGENLLVIGTDEPVYTNLLPGFAYHRELLAMTYAGLSPVAVLKAATINGASALGVSDKLGSIESGKLADLIVVRGNPLDDIKATRDIRLVVKDGVVHDPKTLLLSAQGKIGPAGPGEHEDWELNIQPLRAKAR; from the coding sequence ATGCAGCATGCAATCCGACTTGTTATTTATGCGATCGCACTTCTGATTGGCTTTTCCCCCTTAGCGACTCTCGCTCAAGCGACTGAAACGGAAACAGGACCTGTCCTTATCCGTGGTGGCTGGCTGTTTGACGGAGTAAGCAACACCCGAAGACGCAATAGCGGCATCGTTATTCAAGATGGCAAAATCGTCGGCCTTGATGTTTCCGCAGAGCAACAGAATATTTCGTATGCCAGGGTTATTGAGTTATCCGAGTCAGAAACAATCCTACCAGGGCTGATTGATTTGCATGCCCATTACAACTTGGATCTGGTAGATAATGGACGCGTAGAGGAAGTTGTTCATAACGGTATTATCTTTCTGGCTAATGGCGTGACTTCTACTTGGTCAGCGGGTGAGTTTTACCCTGAACGTGTTATTGCTCAACGGGATCTTATTGAGGCTGGCGATGCCATCGGGCCCCGCTTGTTTGTATCCGGTCCCTATTTCGGTGCCTTTCGCTGTGAGTATCAAGTAAAGGTGGCCAGTGATGAATGTATAGCCTGGCCTAATGATATCTCAGAAAATGAAATTCGAAACGAAGTCGACAAATGGGCCCAACAAGGTGTCGTCAGTATCAAAATAAAACAGGCGACACCTAGCGAAGCAAAAATTCTTATTGAACAAGCACATAAAAATGGCATGACAACGGCTGGGCACCTAGGTAATTACGACGTCGAATATGATGTATCTACACGTGATGCCATAATGATGGGTATTGATCGCATTGAGCATCAGCTTACCCTCGCCCTTGGAACTGACGATCCAAGAAGTGCGGAAACGGATGAAATGGTTAATCTAATGATCAAGCATCAGGTGTATTATGGTGCTAATTTGCAGATGTATGGTGGCATCAATTTGCGTCGTGACCATCTCGCGGAAATGGTCTGGACTGATGAAGCAAAATATTTTACTCCCTATGCTCAATCTCTACTTGAACAGCGTGGTCCTCCCGAGCCAGAGTCAGATGAGAAAGAATTTGCTCAAAGAATAGTTGAGCTCATGTCGCTTTATAAAGAGGGTGGTGAGAACCTTCTGGTTATTGGCACCGATGAGCCTGTGTACACCAATCTTTTACCTGGCTTTGCCTATCATCGAGAATTACTAGCCATGACTTACGCTGGTTTATCTCCTGTTGCAGTTTTAAAAGCTGCGACCATTAATGGAGCTAGCGCGCTAGGTGTTTCCGACAAACTCGGCTCAATTGAATCTGGAAAGCTTGCCGATCTGATTGTGGTCAGGGGGAACCCTTTGGACGATATTAAGGCGACACGGGATATTCGGCTAGTAGTGAAGGACGGAGTGGTTCACGATCCAAAAACTTTACTATTGTCGGCGCAAGGAAAAATAGGGCCTGCAGGACCAGGCGAACACGAGGATTGGGAGCTCAATATTCAACCGCTACGAGCGAAGGCGAGATGA
- a CDS encoding PKD domain-containing protein has translation MKRFSTQLFVLLFITQLFACGGGGGEEDSNKASIANVAPTTNAGSDQTVNEVTTVSLTGSGTDSDGTIESYSWTQTDGNPVTLTNANTATATFDAPSTLVQLTLTFQLTVTDNEGATATDVIAIMVNPVNVAPSTNAGSDQTVNEVTTVSLTGSGTDSDGTIESYSWTQTDGNPVAITSADTATATFDAPSTLVQLTLTFQLTVTDNEGATATDSVIITVNHADYSVNVVFPKVSSLTDNDSIIIRGTQGQDVENLSVNGTDVDRITYQTEGFWTVELPLAMGENAFNVQYSAGNDNITLDAIDVKRVGIAVTGTRQIAKNDDDGSYYIYDDGTKSILHRTADGTNTSAIYQFRIEDFPNDDEFRDELKEDPPEGMVLSEDGSLLYYWNDFEDTFRVMAITLATGTLTELYGPDSAGYIDYDVNDDTNMLLDTSRGTAGQILLTRYRKDEPPIFYDIALKSIIEMDFPDLQTITASSRSFYRSVDYKDDNTLIVLFAKDDTQETYTAEVELASCDVAPCDFSNILQVTTVNDGCQAMTESYNKYGYHQASHSVVYYKYPKLCVLDIANQTISDLEPQLNDLGAVSNNLSQFNVADNELIFDSGSSANLQQLHYQLAANFPSVNLSAEFKGPDLTIGDATLSPTTPREVVINSDDNLLYWLDRKNTGLSAAQVHSLDLANNSWTTLGSYPSVSFEIATYNSVSSSLFVYNDDSSSDEEVFEIDVDTGDYTVLIGATEKATIAYPNFNVDSMALDEANQILYLARQIDFSDVPANFGRFSLLAWDIEKKVLTDVSPIVDITLPENVAQNNFYANYDMTFDPVNNQVIFYGTSYTLWAVDVTTGARRVFSAQDVQGGPDISNTRGHVIDIDNNRLLASSQDHESVFAYDLDTGERSFVSTKSIENGINLQQPIGIDLFKDDQVSVVADERIDALFMVDNLTGHRLLIQNQ, from the coding sequence ATGAAACGATTTTCAACACAGCTGTTTGTTTTGTTATTTATTACTCAACTTTTTGCCTGTGGAGGAGGAGGTGGAGAAGAGGATAGTAATAAAGCCTCAATTGCTAATGTTGCACCTACTACTAATGCGGGTAGTGATCAAACGGTTAATGAAGTGACAACTGTATCCTTAACTGGCAGCGGCACAGACTCTGACGGGACTATTGAAAGTTATAGTTGGACACAAACTGATGGCAATCCTGTAACTCTTACGAACGCAAATACCGCAACTGCTACATTTGATGCGCCAAGCACGCTTGTTCAATTAACCCTTACTTTCCAATTAACGGTAACTGATAATGAAGGCGCAACGGCAACAGACGTCATAGCCATCATGGTAAACCCTGTGAATGTTGCACCTTCTACTAATGCAGGTAGTGATCAAACGGTTAATGAAGTGACAACTGTGTCCTTAACTGGCAGCGGCACAGACTCTGATGGAACTATCGAAAGTTATAGTTGGACACAAACTGATGGCAACCCTGTAGCTATTACGAGCGCAGATACCGCAACTGCTACATTTGATGCGCCAAGCACGCTTGTTCAATTAACCCTTACTTTCCAATTAACGGTAACTGATAATGAAGGAGCAACGGCAACAGACTCTGTAATTATCACCGTTAACCATGCTGATTACTCAGTAAATGTAGTATTCCCTAAAGTTTCCTCACTAACTGACAACGACTCAATAATCATCAGAGGCACTCAAGGGCAAGATGTAGAAAATCTAAGTGTTAACGGTACGGATGTCGATAGAATTACCTACCAAACTGAGGGGTTCTGGACTGTAGAACTTCCTTTAGCTATGGGTGAAAATGCATTTAACGTTCAGTATTCAGCGGGTAATGATAATATCACTCTTGATGCTATTGATGTTAAAAGAGTAGGCATTGCTGTTACAGGTACAAGACAGATTGCTAAAAATGATGATGATGGTAGTTATTATATTTATGACGATGGTACTAAGAGTATTTTACATCGCACGGCAGATGGCACAAATACTTCGGCTATTTATCAATTTCGCATCGAGGATTTTCCTAATGATGATGAGTTTCGTGATGAACTAAAAGAAGATCCGCCGGAAGGCATGGTGCTTTCAGAAGATGGTAGTTTATTGTATTACTGGAACGACTTTGAAGATACCTTTAGAGTGATGGCAATAACGCTCGCCACGGGCACATTAACTGAATTATATGGACCTGACTCAGCAGGTTATATTGATTATGATGTTAACGATGATACCAATATGCTGCTCGATACTAGTAGAGGCACAGCGGGACAAATACTATTAACGCGTTATAGGAAAGATGAACCACCGATATTTTACGATATTGCTCTGAAAAGTATTATTGAAATGGACTTTCCCGATTTACAAACAATCACAGCTTCAAGCCGATCTTTCTACCGATCCGTCGATTATAAAGATGACAATACCTTAATTGTATTATTTGCAAAAGATGATACTCAAGAAACCTATACCGCAGAGGTTGAGTTGGCTAGTTGTGATGTCGCACCTTGTGACTTTAGTAATATATTACAAGTTACAACTGTTAATGATGGCTGTCAGGCAATGACAGAGAGTTATAATAAATATGGCTACCATCAAGCTAGTCATTCAGTGGTTTATTATAAATACCCTAAATTATGTGTACTTGATATTGCCAATCAAACAATCAGTGATTTAGAGCCACAGCTTAATGATTTAGGGGCTGTTTCAAATAACTTGAGCCAGTTCAATGTTGCTGATAATGAACTTATTTTTGATTCAGGCAGTTCAGCCAATTTGCAACAGTTGCATTATCAATTAGCGGCTAATTTTCCTTCAGTTAATCTATCAGCTGAGTTTAAAGGTCCGGATTTAACCATTGGTGATGCTACACTGTCACCAACCACGCCTAGAGAAGTGGTTATAAATTCAGATGATAATTTACTGTACTGGCTAGATAGAAAAAACACTGGTTTGAGCGCAGCACAAGTACATAGCCTTGATTTAGCAAATAATAGTTGGACAACACTCGGGAGTTACCCTTCCGTTTCTTTTGAAATTGCCACTTATAACTCTGTGAGTAGTTCACTATTTGTTTATAACGATGATAGTAGCTCGGATGAGGAAGTGTTTGAAATTGATGTTGATACCGGTGACTACACTGTACTTATAGGTGCAACTGAGAAAGCAACAATTGCTTACCCTAACTTTAATGTAGATTCCATGGCGCTGGATGAAGCCAATCAGATACTTTATTTAGCTAGGCAAATTGATTTCAGTGATGTACCAGCAAATTTTGGTCGATTTAGTCTATTAGCATGGGATATTGAGAAAAAAGTATTAACTGACGTTTCACCGATTGTTGATATTACGCTGCCAGAAAACGTTGCTCAGAATAACTTTTATGCCAACTACGATATGACGTTTGACCCAGTAAATAACCAAGTTATCTTTTATGGCACCTCATATACATTGTGGGCTGTTGATGTAACTACTGGTGCTCGACGTGTTTTTTCTGCTCAAGATGTACAAGGTGGTCCTGATATTAGCAACACCAGGGGGCATGTGATTGATATTGATAACAATCGCTTACTCGCATCGTCACAAGATCATGAATCGGTTTTTGCTTATGATCTAGATACTGGTGAACGTTCATTTGTCAGTACGAAAAGCATTGAAAACGGAATCAATTTGCAACAACCTATTGGCATTGATCTATTTAAAGATGATCAGGTTTCTGTTGTAGCAGATGAAAGAATTGACGCTCTGTTTATGGTTGATAACCTCACTGGACACCGTCTATTGATACAAAACCAGTAA
- a CDS encoding protein YgfX — MILSYLLGLWVTRNARMKPSAQWCKLYSQESKYNFILQNSTLVKQVPYYLAGLMFFICFIILAYFGLHLSHQTIFLCSAVTAFFTLCLCWHLKFNTLMTRAFFISNDGILTLAANKKYLVTQGSLVFSFGCALKLTEIKPKTLNQHQENKPLNKFIFKDELNDEGYRRLCRIVLRYKKD; from the coding sequence ATGATCCTGAGTTATTTGCTTGGTTTATGGGTCACGAGGAATGCAAGGATGAAGCCCTCAGCGCAATGGTGCAAATTATACTCACAAGAGTCAAAGTATAATTTTATCTTACAAAATTCTACATTAGTAAAACAAGTCCCGTACTACCTAGCGGGGCTGATGTTTTTCATCTGCTTTATTATTTTAGCTTATTTTGGCTTACATCTTAGCCACCAAACTATTTTTCTCTGCTCGGCAGTTACAGCATTTTTTACCCTTTGTTTATGTTGGCATTTAAAGTTTAATACTTTAATGACAAGAGCATTTTTCATTAGTAATGATGGCATATTAACCTTGGCTGCAAATAAAAAATATCTGGTAACACAAGGTAGTCTGGTATTCAGCTTTGGCTGTGCTCTGAAGTTAACAGAAATAAAGCCAAAAACGCTAAATCAACACCAAGAAAATAAACCGTTGAATAAGTTTATTTTCAAAGATGAACTAAACGATGAAGGCTATCGACGCTTGTGTCGAATTGTTTTGAGATACAAAAAAGACTAA
- the prfB gene encoding peptide chain release factor 2 (programmed frameshift), whose protein sequence is MFEVNPLHNQIKDIRERTDVLRGYLDYDQKFERLTEVNRELELPDVWNEPERAQALGKERSSLELIVKTIDDMDSGCEDASELIELAVEEEDEETLIEAQAEIDGLETQLAKLEFRRMFSGPQDANNCYLDIQSGSGGTEAQDWAQMIQRMFLRWGDAHGYKPEVIEETDGDVAGIKGCTIKFTGEYAYGWLKTETGVHRLVRKSPFDSSGKRHTSFASAFIYPEIDDDIEIDINPADLRIDTFRASGAGGQHVNKTDSAIRITHIPTNAVVSCQADRSQHKNRATAMKLLKAKLYELEMQKQNEDKQMLEDGKSDIGWGSQIRSYVLDDSRIKDLRTGVESRNTQAVLDGGLDQFIEASLKFGL, encoded by the exons ATGTTTGAAGTCAATCCTTTACATAACCAAATCAAAGACATTCGCGAACGCACCGATGTGCTTCGGGGGTACCTT GACTATGACCAAAAATTTGAACGCTTAACTGAAGTTAATCGTGAACTAGAGCTTCCTGATGTATGGAACGAACCTGAGCGAGCACAAGCGCTTGGTAAAGAACGTTCATCATTAGAGCTGATAGTAAAAACTATCGATGACATGGATAGTGGTTGTGAAGATGCTAGCGAATTAATCGAACTTGCTGTTGAAGAAGAAGACGAAGAAACCTTAATTGAGGCCCAAGCCGAAATTGATGGTTTAGAAACGCAATTAGCAAAACTTGAATTCCGCCGGATGTTTTCTGGCCCGCAAGATGCAAACAATTGTTACCTTGATATTCAATCAGGCTCTGGCGGTACTGAAGCTCAAGATTGGGCGCAAATGATCCAACGTATGTTTTTACGTTGGGGCGATGCCCACGGCTATAAGCCTGAAGTTATAGAAGAAACTGATGGTGATGTTGCAGGCATCAAAGGTTGTACTATAAAGTTTACCGGTGAATATGCCTACGGTTGGTTAAAAACCGAAACCGGTGTGCATCGTTTAGTTCGCAAATCGCCGTTTGATTCGAGTGGTAAGCGTCATACATCGTTTGCTTCAGCGTTTATTTATCCTGAAATAGATGACGATATTGAAATAGATATCAATCCGGCTGATTTACGCATTGATACCTTTAGAGCGTCTGGTGCTGGTGGTCAGCATGTAAACAAAACCGATTCGGCAATTCGTATCACTCACATTCCAACAAATGCCGTGGTGAGTTGTCAGGCCGATCGCTCGCAGCATAAAAACCGAGCAACGGCGATGAAGCTTTTAAAAGCTAAGCTTTATGAACTAGAAATGCAAAAACAAAACGAAGATAAGCAAATGCTCGAAGATGGCAAGTCTGATATCGGCTGGGGCAGCCAAATTCGTTCTTACGTGCTAGATGATAGCCGCATAAAAGATTTACGAACCGGCGTTGAATCACGCAATACACAAGCAGTGCTAGACGGTGGTTTAGATCAATTTATTGAAGCCAGCTTAAAATTTGGCCTTTAA
- the lysS gene encoding lysine--tRNA ligase: MTEQAKDENKLIAERRGKLDNIRENCPANGHPNDFNREHYAADIQAEHGEKTKEELEELQVTYAVAGRVMAKRGPFLVLQDMSGRIQAYAEKAVQKDIKARWGLLDIGDIIGVKGILHKSGKGDLYVNMEEYSLLTKSLRPLPEKFHGLSDQEMKYRQRYVDLIINEKTRDTFQVRSQIVSGIRNFLTERGFMEVETPMLQVVPGGATAKPFETFHNALDIDMYLRIAPELYLKRLVVGGFEKVFEINRNFRNEGLSTRHNPEFTMIEFYQAYADYNDLMNLTEDMLRTLAVDVMGNSVIRNTVKNSDGDVTEEKFYDFGQPFERISMMDAVIKHAPHLDADVIKDPEGRFEELRAIAKKVGVKEPEGKNVWGPGKYLCEIFEEVAEHMLDQPTFITEYPWEVSPLARRNDDNSFITDRFEFFVGGRELANGFSELNDAEDQAARFKKQVEEKDAGDDEAMHFDEDYITALEYGLPPTAGEGIGIDRLVMLFTDSPTIKDVILFPHMRPVAE, from the coding sequence ATGACAGAACAAGCAAAAGACGAAAACAAATTAATCGCTGAACGTCGCGGTAAATTAGATAACATTCGTGAAAACTGCCCAGCTAATGGCCACCCAAATGATTTTAATCGTGAGCATTACGCTGCTGATATTCAAGCTGAACATGGTGAAAAAACCAAAGAAGAGCTTGAAGAATTACAGGTAACTTATGCTGTTGCTGGTCGTGTTATGGCTAAACGAGGTCCATTCTTGGTTTTACAAGATATGTCTGGCCGAATTCAGGCTTATGCTGAAAAAGCTGTACAAAAAGACATTAAAGCACGTTGGGGCTTATTAGATATCGGTGACATTATTGGTGTTAAAGGTATTTTACATAAATCAGGTAAAGGCGATTTATACGTGAATATGGAAGAGTATTCATTATTAACTAAATCATTACGCCCATTACCAGAAAAATTCCACGGTTTATCAGATCAAGAAATGAAGTACCGTCAACGCTACGTTGATTTGATCATCAATGAAAAAACTCGTGATACATTCCAAGTCCGTTCTCAAATAGTTAGTGGTATTCGTAACTTCTTAACTGAGCGTGGTTTCATGGAAGTTGAAACGCCAATGCTACAAGTTGTTCCTGGTGGCGCCACAGCTAAGCCATTTGAAACATTCCATAATGCCTTAGATATTGACATGTACTTACGTATCGCTCCAGAGCTTTACTTAAAACGTTTAGTGGTTGGTGGTTTCGAAAAAGTATTCGAAATTAACCGTAACTTCCGTAACGAAGGTTTATCAACTCGTCATAACCCAGAATTCACTATGATTGAATTCTACCAAGCGTATGCTGATTACAATGACTTAATGAACCTTACTGAAGATATGCTACGTACCTTAGCTGTAGATGTTATGGGTAACTCAGTTATTCGTAATACAGTTAAAAATAGTGACGGCGATGTAACTGAAGAGAAGTTCTACGATTTCGGTCAACCGTTTGAGCGTATATCAATGATGGATGCAGTTATTAAGCATGCGCCACATTTAGACGCTGACGTAATTAAAGATCCAGAAGGTCGCTTTGAAGAGCTACGCGCTATTGCTAAGAAAGTTGGCGTTAAAGAGCCTGAAGGTAAAAACGTTTGGGGTCCAGGTAAGTACCTTTGTGAAATTTTTGAAGAAGTTGCAGAGCATATGCTTGACCAACCTACATTCATTACAGAATACCCATGGGAAGTTTCACCACTAGCTCGTCGTAACGATGACAACTCATTCATAACTGACCGCTTCGAGTTCTTCGTTGGCGGCCGTGAATTAGCAAATGGCTTCTCTGAGCTTAACGATGCTGAAGATCAAGCCGCACGCTTTAAAAAGCAAGTTGAAGAAAAAGATGCTGGCGATGATGAAGCTATGCATTTTGATGAAGACTACATCACAGCCCTTGAGTATGGTTTACCACCAACAGCCGGTGAAGGTATTGGTATTGATCGTTTAGTAATGTTATTTACTGACTCTCCAACAATTAAAGACGTGATCTTGTTCCCACATATGCGTCCAGTTGCTGAATAA
- the ygfZ gene encoding tRNA-modifying protein YgfZ, giving the protein MNLQTSLPNIEQLPESFAVIVDNISAISVTGDEADKYLQGQLTCDTTQLPITKLLVGGHCDAKGKMYSAFRLINHSDRRLLIQSKGSLASSMKELQKFGVFAKVDISEADDLSFMALTGSKGVEFIQKNFNAVPDSFTPVITHNEVSVIYIGGTTNRYLVVASTTTINKMVDSLTIDLFPSALWTLLEIQSGFVHMNESSVGEYVPQMLNLQFVNGISFTKGCYLGQETVARMKYLGRNKKALFILKSEGEAKWQDEAGINDDSALEKQIGENWRKGGDIISHYEADDGTIYIQAVLANDTEQDANLRLKHHNGIKFNLMTLPYSILEES; this is encoded by the coding sequence ATGAATCTTCAAACATCTCTTCCCAATATTGAACAACTGCCAGAAAGCTTTGCCGTTATTGTTGATAATATCAGCGCCATATCTGTTACTGGTGATGAAGCAGATAAATATCTACAAGGCCAGCTAACATGCGATACGACACAGTTACCTATTACTAAGTTACTGGTAGGTGGGCATTGCGATGCTAAAGGTAAAATGTATTCAGCATTTCGATTAATTAATCATTCTGATCGCCGTTTACTCATCCAAAGCAAAGGATCATTGGCAAGCTCAATGAAAGAGCTGCAAAAATTTGGTGTGTTTGCCAAAGTTGATATCAGCGAAGCTGATGATTTAAGCTTTATGGCATTAACAGGTAGTAAAGGCGTGGAGTTTATTCAAAAAAACTTTAACGCAGTTCCCGACTCTTTTACTCCCGTCATAACTCATAATGAAGTGTCTGTTATTTATATAGGTGGAACAACTAATAGATACTTAGTTGTAGCCTCAACAACGACCATTAATAAAATGGTTGACTCACTAACAATAGATCTATTTCCAAGCGCGTTGTGGACATTGCTAGAAATCCAATCAGGTTTTGTTCATATGAATGAAAGCTCCGTTGGTGAATACGTACCGCAAATGTTGAATTTACAATTTGTTAATGGCATAAGCTTTACTAAAGGCTGCTACCTTGGCCAAGAAACCGTAGCTCGAATGAAATATTTAGGACGAAATAAAAAAGCATTATTTATCCTTAAAAGCGAAGGTGAAGCAAAATGGCAAGATGAGGCTGGGATCAATGATGATTCAGCTTTAGAAAAGCAAATAGGTGAAAATTGGCGTAAAGGTGGTGATATTATTAGTCACTACGAAGCAGATGACGGCACCATTTATATACAAGCTGTGCTTGCAAATGATACCGAGCAAGATGCAAATTTGCGTTTAAAGCATCACAATGGCATTAAGTTTAACTTAATGACATTACCTTATTCAATACTTGAAGAATCTTAG
- a CDS encoding FAD assembly factor SdhE → MSLSENKPRLRWACRRGMLELDVLFMPFVEEAWDDLTKQQKQDFDRLLECDDPELFAWFMGHEECKDEALSAMVQIILTRVKV, encoded by the coding sequence ATGTCGTTATCCGAGAATAAACCTAGATTACGTTGGGCTTGTCGTCGTGGCATGCTAGAGCTAGATGTATTATTTATGCCGTTTGTCGAAGAGGCATGGGATGATTTGACTAAACAGCAAAAACAAGACTTTGATCGTTTACTTGAATGTGATGATCCTGAGTTATTTGCTTGGTTTATGGGTCACGAGGAATGCAAGGATGAAGCCCTCAGCGCAATGGTGCAAATTATACTCACAAGAGTCAAAGTATAA